DNA from Gemmatimonadota bacterium:
GATCAGTGTTGCGCAGCGAGAAGTTGCCTATCAGGAAGCCAAACAGCGATATGAACGCGAAGATGCCCTATTTCAGCGCAATCTGGGTAGCAAACAGTCTTATGAAAATGCCAAAACCCAATTCGAATCGGCCAAAGCACAACTCGAACAGGCCAAACTCGATTTGAGCTACACGGCGATTAGATCGCCCATTCAAGGCATTATGACACTGAGAAATATCGAAGTGGGCAACATGGTCACCAACAATCAGGTAGTGGCCTCTGTAGCCAAATTTGATCCCCTGCTTGCGCGCATCCAGGTAACGGAAAAGGATTTTGGTAAAATCACCGTAGGACAGACTGCGCGCATCACAGTTGAAGCCGCGCCTGAAAGAGAATTTACGGGCACAGTAAAAATGATCAGCCCCGTGGTAGATCCCGAAAGCGGCACGGTCAAAGTAACCGTCGAGATACCCCGAACAGATAAAAGTCTATTGCGTCCCGGGATGTTTGCCTCGGTTTATATTATCACGGAAACGCGAAGAAACACCCTGGTCATTCCCAAAAAAGCCCTCGTACTCGAAGGAGAAGGCAACCAGGTATTTACCTTTGAAACCGATCCCGAAAGCGGGCGCGGGCAGGCGCAGCGCAGGCGTATTGAAATCGGCTTTACAGATAGCGATCGTTTAGAGATACTCAACGGCCTTTCCCAGGGAGAGCGAGTCATTACCGTAGGGCAGGAAGGATTGAGACCGGGTTCTCCCGTGCGCCTCGTAGGAGAAGCCGCACCTCCCGCATTTGCCGGACGCGGCGGACAGGGTAGGCAGGGACGCGGACAGATGGGTCAAGGGGGACAGGGACGCGCTGGACGTGGGCAAATGGGACAGGGAGGACAACGAGGCGGGAGTACTATGGCAGGTGGTGAGGGACAGGGCAGGCAAGGACGCGGACAGATGGGACAGGGAGGACAACGAGGCGGGAGTACTATGGCAGGTGGTGAGGGACAGGGCAGGCAAGGACGCGGACAGATGGGTCAAGGGGGACAGGGCAGAGGATTTGCCGGTGGGCAAGGACGCGGTGGCGGTGATCCCACAGATCGCATAAAACGCATGATCGAGCGCTTTCCCGAAGTCAAAACCGAATATGAAAAGCGCGTAAAAGACGATCCCGAACTCGCAACAAATATGGAAAAACTCCGCGCTTTTGTAGCTGAAATGCGAGAAAAAGGATTGATACAAGGACGTGGTGGACGAGGTAATTAAAACTTATGAAGCTCATTGAATTTTCAACCCGGCGACGGGTAACAGTAACGATGTTTGTGGCTGCGGCAGTGCTATTCGGCATGGTTGCTTTTCAGCGCCTATCGATCAACCTGCTGCCCGATATCACCTATCCCACCCTGACGGTGCGCACAGAATACGAAGGCACAGCACCCTCGGAGATGGAACGCTTAATCACCGAGCCGATTGAGGGGTCTGTGGGTGTGGTAAATGGAGTTATCCGGGTCACATCGACCTCGCGCCCTGGCATGTCGGATGTGGTGGTGGAATTTGCCTGGGGTACGGACATGGATTTTGCTTCACTCGATATTCGGGAAAAGCTCGATCAGGTACGCCTACCACAGGACGTGAGAAAACCCGTACTGCTGAGATTTGACCCCTCGTTGGACCCGATCATGCGTATCGGACTCTACGGCGAAGAAAGCCTGATCGCGCTGCGCCTCCTGGCCGAAGAAGAAATTAAGCCCGAATTGGAAAGCCTCGAAGGGGTCGCATCTGTGCGCGTCAATGGTGGCCTGGAAGAAGAAATACAAGTTGAAATTGACCAGCCCAAACTGGCTGCACTGCGCATTCCTCTATCTCAGGTCGTCAATCGCTTAGCCCAGGAAAATGTGAACTTGACGGGAGGAGAACTCAAAGATGGCGAAGCGGAATACCTGGTTCGCACCTTCAACGAATTTAAAACAATAGAAGAAATTCAGGATATTGTGGTGGGCCAACGACAGGGCACCATTATCACATTAGCCGATGTGGGCGCGGTGACCCGAGGACACCGCGAACGCACGGTAATTACGCGTATTGATCAGCAAGAAAGTGTCGAACTGGCCATATACAAAGAGGGCGATGCCAATACCGTAACAGTTGCGCAATTCGTTAAAGAGGCCCTTGAGCAATTCCGCCGCACATCCGGCGATTTGCTGGGCAATTCTCGGATGGAGGTCGTCGCGGATCAATCGACATTCATTCGAGACTCGGTTTCCGAGGTCCTCAACACCGCTATTTTGGGCGGTTTTTTGGCCATTATCGTTCTCTATCTGTTTTTGCAAAGCCCCAAAAGCACGGGCATCATCAGCGTATCTATTCCCATTTCAGTTGTTGCGACATTTTTCCTCATGTACGCATCTGACGTAAGCCTCAACATCATGTCTCTGGGAGGTCTTGCCCTGGGAATTGGCATGCTGGTTGACAACTCAATTGTCGTACTCGAAAGCGTACAGCGTTACCAGGATAGCGGTCTGAGTCCGCGTGAAGCGACCAATAAAGGGGGGTCTGAAGTGGGGAAGGCTGTGGTGGCTTCTACAATGACGACAATATGCGTCTTTGTCCCCATTGTTTTTGTAGAAGGCATTGCAGGGCAACTCTTCCGGGACCAGGCACTTACCGTGACCTATTCGCTCGTCGCCTCCCTGCTCGTTGCCCTCACGGTCATACCTATGCTGGCTTCATTGGAATTTTCCTGGATTGGCGAATTTGCCGCCGTAGAGAAACGAAAAAAGGAAAGTGGACACAAGGGGGGTGTAGAAGCCCCAGCCCGTGCTATGGGATTGCTGGGCACGGTTATAGGATGGCTGGGACGCGGCATTCTGACCTGCCTGACACCTTTATTCTGGATTTTTGACAGAGTGATTGGGCGCGCTTATCTCGTCTATCCGCACATTATCAGATGGGCGCTCAGGCATCGCCTGTATGTGATTGGATTGGCAATTGTCCTTTTGGGTGGAACCTGGGAACTCCGCACAAAATTGGGCAGTGAACTGATCCCCGAAATGAGCCAGGGAGCGTTCTCAATCGCAGTCGAAATGCCGTTGGGCACACCCCTTGCTGCCACCACACAAACCATTCAAGCCATTGAGAGGATTATTCGCAGTCAACCCGAAGTGCGCTTGGTTTACAGCATTGTCGGTACACAATCGGCATCTGGCGGCAGCGGCGGAGAAGAAAGGGAAAATGTAGGCGAAGTCAATGTCGTACTCCACGAGGGCATTATTCGAGACCGCGAAATTGCCGTGATGGAACGCTTGCGCCAGATGATCCTGGAAATTCCCGCCGTGGACACAAAATTTACCCGCCCGTCGCTATTCTCGTCCCGCACGCCAATCGAAGTGGAAGTCGCCGGTTATAATTTGCAGTCGCTACAGATGATCGCCGGGGAAATGATGGCGCGCATGCAAACCATCCCGGGACTGACAGATATTAAAACAACGAGCGAGGGCGGTACACCCGAAGTGCAAATTCGGTTTGACCGCAAGCGCGTGGCGCAAATAGGCACGACGATTAATGCCATTGGCGGGATTATCCGCAATCAGGTTCAAGGAGAGGTTGCCACACAATTTACCCGAGGAGATCGGCGGGTCGATATTCGCGTTCGTTCCGAAGAGGAACACCGAAGCACAGTAGATGATCTGAGGCGGTTGATCGTCAGCCCCAACAATGCCCCATCGCCGGTGCCTTTGAGTGTGGTCGCCGATTTACAGGTGGAAATGGGGCCTGCAGAAATTCGCAGAATTGACCAGGAGCGCGTGGCATTGATTTCAGCCAATCTGGTGGGTCGAAGTCTGAGTGCCGTCGTCGCAGACCTCGAACGCGAAATTGATCAGATGGAATTACCCGCTGATTTTTCGATTAAAGTGGGTGGTCAGAATGAAGAGCAACAGCGATCGTTTGAAAGTATGCAACTGGCGATTGGGTTGGCGATTTTTCTCGTTTATCTGGTAATGGCATCGCAGTTTGAATCGCTCGTTCATCCTTTTGTAATCATGTTTGCCATACCTTTTGCTCTGGTAGGCGTTTTTGCCCTGCTCCTCATAACCGGACAGACCATCAGTGTGGTCGTCCTCATTGGTTTGATTATGTTGGCTGGCATTGTCGTCAACAATGCCATTGTGCTCATCGATTATATCAACACGCTCCGAAGAGATGAGGGCATGCCCAAAATGGAAGCCATTGCACAGGCGGGCAGAGTGCGCCTGCGTCCCATTTTGATGACCACCTCTACAACCGTGCTCGGTCTGTTGCCCATGGCACTGGGCATTTTCAATTTTCAGCCCCTTGTCAAAAGCATTGAAGGCGTGCTGGATGGCGTGTTATCCGGGCAGGTATACATCGCAGTCATGGCTGTGGTGGGTATGCTTTTCCCGGTAGGGCAGGGCGCTGAGATACGCGCGCCTATGGCCATTACCGTCATAGGCGGCCTGGTCGTATCAACCCTGGTAACCCTGGTGCTGATCCCAACGCTTTATTCGCTAACCGACCGCAAGGAGTAGCATGGACCAGAGCCGAGATGAAGCATTTGTCGAATCGCTTCAGAACTATTCGCTTTCAGAACTCGAAGATATTTATGCACATCTGGATCGCGATCTATTTCCAGAGCGATACGACCAAGTCAGGGCAGAAATCGAAACGCGCTTAAAAGACTTCGATCCAAAATCTATGGAAACAAGTACGCTGACGGATTCCCCCGGGATCTTGAGACGTCTCGCGTCGAGCGCAATTGATTTCTCCATGCAAGTGCTCGTTCCTTTTTTAATTTTTTTTCTTCTCAAAAGCGTTCTTTTTCCAAGCGCGCAAACCGCAAGTGCTGGCGGTGGCCGCGGCGGCGGACGAGGTGGTGGCGGACGAGGTGGCGGACGAGGCGGCGGTGGCGGCAATCAATCCGATGATCTCTGGTCAGACATCACGGGTTTCATAGGGAGTGCGAAGGATATCGCCGTTGGAGTGATCGAGGGAGATCCCGCAGCGCAGAGCAGGGCGATGATTATCTGGAATGATTTTGGAATCATTCTGGTCATTCTGCTCGTTTTTCGTATTTTCATGACCTTATCGGGATGGGCGCGTTCTGGATTTACCCCGGGGATGCGCGAATTGGGCATTCGAGTCGAGCGCGTTGGGGGAGGTATTCCAACCTGGTCACAGGCAGTGGGCAGATTTGTTCTACAGCCTCTGCTTTTTGTCGGGACACTGGGTCTCAGTGGATTTTGGATGCTGTGGGATCCCGGCAGCCGGGCACTTCACGATAAAATTCTCGGCACAAGACTCGTTCGCCTGGTGCGCACCTGGGAAAAGACAGAAGCCGAAAGAAGATTTGAATAGAATATATCAGTTATCCGAAACTTTTAATCATGTACTCTCGTCTAAATCCTCGAAATATCAGGGAAGGAGTGAGTAAGTATGCATAGACGGATGTATAAAATGTGTTGCATCGTGCTGGCGACCACATTTTTTTGGGGGTGTTTGGCTCCCGTTGCCGAAGCGCGGTCCTTTTTTACTGCACGGCGCACATTTGGTGTTTTATTTCTCAGTGGCAGTGCGTTTATGGCCAAGCGCGCCATTGATTATAAGCGCGATGCAAACGACAATTACGAAGCCTATAAGGCGGCGAAAGACTCTCGAGAAGCCGAACGGCTTTTTAACCGCACGAGCGATCGAGATACCAAGAGCATGATGAGTGTCGGATTTTCCGCAATTTTGTTGATCAGTGGTTTGCGTTTGCTCATACACAGCGGTGTGGATGATAAAATGCCCAAAATTGATCGACGAATCAAAATAGATCTCAACAGTGATATTCGCAAAAAATCTGTTGGGATTGTGTTGAAGAAAAAATTTTAATCATCAGTAATGGGCAATGAGGAGATTATTATGAAGCACTGGTGGACGCGCCGACTACAACTCGGCCTTTTGGGGATTGCGATAATTTTAATAGCCATGTGGGGATGCGGACGCGAACGCGTAAATCCGGTTGACTCACAATTTGAAGGAAGCACAACGGCGTTGAATCCGCCTGGCAATATTCGCGCCCAAGGCGGTATTGGACGGATCACTTTGAACTGGAATCCCGTGAACAGCACCAATCTTGCGGGATATGGGATATGGCGGTCAACATCGGCTACGGGCAAATTTGATCTATTGCGCGGCGAATCATCCGTTTCCGACGTGACGACAGCACGCACGACTTATGTGGATTCGACAATAGATGCCAATGTATCAAAAATATACTTTTATAAACTCAGCACCGTAGATGTAGATGGACAATCGAGCGAATTGTCCGCGTTTGTAAGTGCAGAAGTCCTCGATGATACGCGCGCACCAGCTATGCCGATGAATTTCGTCGCCATCACCGATGCCGATGGCAAACAGGTTGCACTGGGCTGGTCAGCGCCAGAAACGGATGTGGGCAATCAGGAATTGACCGGATTGTCCGGGTACAGAATTTTCAGAATCAAAGATTCGCAGGGCAAACTCCAGATACAGGGTTCACAAACAGCACTGGTCCAGCTCGCCACAGAACTGGGCATTGACCTCGATAATCTGGGAGAAATATCCGACGAGTTGAAGGATGTTTTCGTCGAACTTGGAACCGTACCCGCCACCCAGACTTATTTTCTCGACACCGATGAACTCGAAGCTGGCGTGCTTCACGTTTACGTAGTCATCGCCGTTGATCCAGAAGGCAACATCGGGCCTCCAGCACTTACTTTAGTAACCATAGACACACCAGGCGCGAACGTACCAATACCTGCTGGCTTGCGCGCAACAAAAAATGAACAGGCGCGCATTGTCATATCCTGGAATCCCGTAAACGATCCCAATTTGCTGGGCTATCTGATTTTGCGGTCACAATCGACCCAAGGTCCCTTCACACCCGTAACAAGCGACACGCTCTTTACC
Protein-coding regions in this window:
- a CDS encoding efflux RND transporter periplasmic adaptor subunit, which codes for MMQKIANHRWFVLLFLALFACGEEEAEQEQGGRAGRGGRGGRGGGAAAPVKVETVKQGDISAYILKNTTLEAERWVDVRARRSGQVIAISKEEGDPVREGTVMARLDADAAQISVAQREVAYQEAKQRYEREDALFQRNLGSKQSYENAKTQFESAKAQLEQAKLDLSYTAIRSPIQGIMTLRNIEVGNMVTNNQVVASVAKFDPLLARIQVTEKDFGKITVGQTARITVEAAPEREFTGTVKMISPVVDPESGTVKVTVEIPRTDKSLLRPGMFASVYIITETRRNTLVIPKKALVLEGEGNQVFTFETDPESGRGQAQRRRIEIGFTDSDRLEILNGLSQGERVITVGQEGLRPGSPVRLVGEAAPPAFAGRGGQGRQGRGQMGQGGQGRAGRGQMGQGGQRGGSTMAGGEGQGRQGRGQMGQGGQRGGSTMAGGEGQGRQGRGQMGQGGQGRGFAGGQGRGGGDPTDRIKRMIERFPEVKTEYEKRVKDDPELATNMEKLRAFVAEMREKGLIQGRGGRGN
- a CDS encoding efflux RND transporter permease subunit; the encoded protein is MKLIEFSTRRRVTVTMFVAAAVLFGMVAFQRLSINLLPDITYPTLTVRTEYEGTAPSEMERLITEPIEGSVGVVNGVIRVTSTSRPGMSDVVVEFAWGTDMDFASLDIREKLDQVRLPQDVRKPVLLRFDPSLDPIMRIGLYGEESLIALRLLAEEEIKPELESLEGVASVRVNGGLEEEIQVEIDQPKLAALRIPLSQVVNRLAQENVNLTGGELKDGEAEYLVRTFNEFKTIEEIQDIVVGQRQGTIITLADVGAVTRGHRERTVITRIDQQESVELAIYKEGDANTVTVAQFVKEALEQFRRTSGDLLGNSRMEVVADQSTFIRDSVSEVLNTAILGGFLAIIVLYLFLQSPKSTGIISVSIPISVVATFFLMYASDVSLNIMSLGGLALGIGMLVDNSIVVLESVQRYQDSGLSPREATNKGGSEVGKAVVASTMTTICVFVPIVFVEGIAGQLFRDQALTVTYSLVASLLVALTVIPMLASLEFSWIGEFAAVEKRKKESGHKGGVEAPARAMGLLGTVIGWLGRGILTCLTPLFWIFDRVIGRAYLVYPHIIRWALRHRLYVIGLAIVLLGGTWELRTKLGSELIPEMSQGAFSIAVEMPLGTPLAATTQTIQAIERIIRSQPEVRLVYSIVGTQSASGGSGGEERENVGEVNVVLHEGIIRDREIAVMERLRQMILEIPAVDTKFTRPSLFSSRTPIEVEVAGYNLQSLQMIAGEMMARMQTIPGLTDIKTTSEGGTPEVQIRFDRKRVAQIGTTINAIGGIIRNQVQGEVATQFTRGDRRVDIRVRSEEEHRSTVDDLRRLIVSPNNAPSPVPLSVVADLQVEMGPAEIRRIDQERVALISANLVGRSLSAVVADLEREIDQMELPADFSIKVGGQNEEQQRSFESMQLAIGLAIFLVYLVMASQFESLVHPFVIMFAIPFALVGVFALLLITGQTISVVVLIGLIMLAGIVVNNAIVLIDYINTLRRDEGMPKMEAIAQAGRVRLRPILMTTSTTVLGLLPMALGIFNFQPLVKSIEGVLDGVLSGQVYIAVMAVVGMLFPVGQGAEIRAPMAITVIGGLVVSTLVTLVLIPTLYSLTDRKE
- a CDS encoding RDD family protein, with amino-acid sequence MDQSRDEAFVESLQNYSLSELEDIYAHLDRDLFPERYDQVRAEIETRLKDFDPKSMETSTLTDSPGILRRLASSAIDFSMQVLVPFLIFFLLKSVLFPSAQTASAGGGRGGGRGGGGRGGGRGGGGGNQSDDLWSDITGFIGSAKDIAVGVIEGDPAAQSRAMIIWNDFGIILVILLVFRIFMTLSGWARSGFTPGMRELGIRVERVGGGIPTWSQAVGRFVLQPLLFVGTLGLSGFWMLWDPGSRALHDKILGTRLVRLVRTWEKTEAERRFE